One Bacteroidota bacterium DNA window includes the following coding sequences:
- a CDS encoding FtsX-like permease family protein: MTARDLLAISAGNLWRMKLRTGLTIAGIVIAIAAFVSMVSFGAGTKENIDRQFRELGLLTTIQVYPQRRPNEPEGLNAALNSARLDAAATERIGKIPGVLLVYPYDLFSVKLRLGDSLIDARAQALSRAALQTKLFSRLRAGKIFDADTSRQVVLSANLLKRLGTTFPDSLVGLHCIVSVQVSTIDSAFGHVLADGGVTALDRLRRIHVDSLLFNLAYRSRVIRAEANEAVRRFVAGFLNARRTVSDTLTVSGVMETEQVGRVRMEPVIIPFRTGERFTRSGMSGNPTDLFAAMSSGNLFSSADDPSGKTFSQLTVNFDPHVLYTSVKDSIEAMGYRTFSFAEAFEEIQKTFVYFNTALGLVGLLALVTASLGIVNTMVMSILERKREIGIFKSLGADDREIRALFLAESGAMGFIGSSIGILFGWVITRIVSVVAHIYMRREGIPELELFALPLWLILIALAIGIGVAVVAGLYPASRAARIDPVEALRND; this comes from the coding sequence GTGACCGCCCGCGACCTGCTTGCGATCTCGGCCGGAAACCTCTGGAGGATGAAATTACGAACCGGCCTGACAATCGCCGGGATCGTCATCGCCATCGCCGCATTCGTCTCGATGGTTTCGTTCGGAGCAGGCACCAAGGAGAATATCGACAGGCAGTTCAGAGAGCTCGGGCTTCTCACGACGATCCAGGTCTATCCCCAGCGGAGGCCGAACGAGCCTGAGGGCCTCAATGCGGCGTTGAACTCTGCCCGGCTCGACGCGGCGGCGACCGAACGGATCGGGAAGATCCCCGGAGTTCTTCTGGTCTATCCGTACGACCTCTTTTCGGTGAAGCTCCGGCTCGGGGATTCGCTCATCGATGCGCGCGCGCAAGCGCTCTCCCGGGCGGCGCTTCAGACGAAGCTCTTTTCGAGGCTGCGCGCGGGGAAAATCTTCGACGCCGACACCTCGCGGCAGGTGGTCCTCTCCGCGAACCTTCTCAAGCGATTGGGAACCACGTTCCCCGATTCGCTTGTCGGCCTGCACTGCATCGTCTCGGTGCAGGTCTCGACGATCGACAGCGCGTTCGGGCACGTCCTCGCCGACGGGGGTGTGACCGCGCTCGACAGGCTCCGGCGCATTCATGTTGATTCGCTCCTCTTCAACCTGGCCTACCGGAGCCGGGTGATTCGAGCCGAGGCAAACGAGGCGGTGCGTCGGTTCGTGGCTGGATTCCTAAACGCACGCCGGACTGTGAGCGATACGCTGACGGTTTCCGGGGTCATGGAAACGGAGCAGGTGGGGAGGGTCCGGATGGAGCCGGTGATCATCCCGTTCAGGACGGGGGAGCGATTTACGCGGAGCGGCATGAGCGGAAATCCGACCGACCTGTTCGCCGCAATGAGCTCCGGAAACCTCTTTTCCTCCGCGGATGACCCGTCGGGGAAGACTTTTTCCCAGCTCACGGTCAACTTCGATCCCCACGTCCTCTATACATCGGTGAAGGATTCGATCGAAGCGATGGGGTACAGGACCTTCAGCTTTGCCGAGGCGTTCGAGGAAATCCAGAAAACGTTTGTCTATTTCAATACGGCTCTGGGCCTGGTGGGGTTGCTCGCGCTCGTGACGGCGTCTCTCGGGATCGTCAACACGATGGTCATGTCGATCCTCGAGCGGAAACGGGAGATCGGGATCTTCAAGTCGCTCGGAGCCGATGACAGGGAGATCAGAGCGCTCTTCCTCGCGGAATCGGGGGCGATGGGATTCATCGGCTCCTCCATCGGCATCCTGTTCGGCTGGGTGATCACACGGATTGTCTCTGTCGTCGCCCATATCTATATGCGAAGGGAAGGCATTCCGGAGCTCGAGCTCTTCGCCCTGCCGCTCTGGTTGATCCTGATCGCCCTGGCGATCGGCATCGGCGTGGCCGTCGTGGCGGGCCTCTATCCCGCTTCCCGGGCCGCGAGGATAGATCCGGTGGAAGCGTTGAGGAACGATTAA
- a CDS encoding 4'-phosphopantetheinyl transferase superfamily protein translates to MQSLVESVEVQVHGPSDDPMKGKCGAHVWLCDLDDARTYEVSGATELLPEEYARAQRIRNLIERRRFIVRSIFVRDVLGKLLGVAPGSLEFATGPRGKPRLLRPYGGRSWPASGFGFNISHSENVLALGVAAGWQVGIDIEVVHPLLDMLTIVDTQFGPLEFERLAALPAPDRTLEFYRLWTEREAAAKLEGNGIALEPLRGTPVYSHRTIHPLTLTFAGKEVVGNMALGREPRADKRPFPLSRGISARRLFRALVE, encoded by the coding sequence ATGCAATCGCTTGTTGAGAGTGTGGAGGTTCAAGTTCACGGCCCCTCGGACGATCCGATGAAGGGGAAGTGCGGCGCCCACGTCTGGCTTTGCGACCTCGATGACGCCCGCACCTATGAGGTGAGTGGCGCAACAGAATTGCTCCCTGAGGAGTATGCCCGCGCGCAACGGATCAGGAATCTGATAGAGCGCCGCCGGTTTATCGTGCGATCGATTTTCGTGAGGGATGTGCTCGGCAAACTCCTCGGTGTAGCGCCGGGATCTCTCGAATTCGCAACGGGGCCGAGGGGGAAACCCCGTTTGCTGCGCCCATACGGAGGAAGGAGTTGGCCGGCGTCCGGTTTCGGGTTTAACATTTCCCATTCCGAAAATGTGCTTGCCCTCGGGGTGGCGGCCGGTTGGCAGGTCGGTATTGACATCGAAGTTGTTCACCCCCTGCTTGATATGCTCACGATCGTGGACACCCAGTTTGGCCCGTTGGAGTTCGAACGCCTCGCCGCGCTTCCCGCCCCCGATCGCACACTCGAATTCTATCGGTTGTGGACGGAGAGAGAGGCGGCCGCAAAGCTGGAAGGGAACGGGATCGCGTTGGAGCCGCTCCGCGGGACGCCAGTTTATTCACACCGGACCATCCATCCGCTGACCTTGACGTTCGCGGGAAAAGAAGTTGTCGGGAATATGGCGCTCGGCCGGGAACCTCGTGCGGACAAGCGCCCGTTTCCGCTGTCTCGGGGGATATCCGCACGCCGACTGTTCCGCGCTCTTGTCGAATAA
- a CDS encoding TonB-dependent receptor, translated as MRSIVLSLVALWLIAGSAQAGPAGKIAGKVVDNTTNEPLPGVNVFIEGTSLGASTDVYGNFSISLVPAGTHRVKASCIGYRPELDSTVQVSDGQTTSLTFGLEAVALETKGVVVTAQAAGQDRAINQQLSAAQITNVVSAARIQELPDANAAESVGRLPGVSLLRVGGEGTQVVIRGLEPKYNAITVDGVRMASSASNDRSADLSMISPYSLDNIEVIKSNTPDLDPDVLGGTVNFKMRVARGERPGLGFGLLAQGGYTGLSDAYNKYNNYKYVGSVDGRFFDGRFGVFAQGDVERRNLSSNEFGGSYDKLNNNQVDYLVLKLNLNDVLRDRRRANATLVTDYTLPEGKIIFSNFFSSGVTDVYNRGESFSPGPNLHNYSLGYANATLNNITNVLSVEQQLPLVHVNARFSHSYAETKAPGDWTVTFQHLDQNLGQFNNAANVDPRSIPPAARNVPDSTYLNALVNNNSFSKERAWSASLDLDVPVSLMESITGAIKVGGKYRHQTRSYVYDQTGGQGLGLVSARFADSLIASHFGLGTQYGTSIPLTPFMDPDFSYGTFLNGDYPMALPLNSGMMADMVDFMKSNAALFAQRGDLAYFHDDFNSTTNNYNGSENQGAFYGMATANLGEVLTIIGGVRFQDFRTTYTASRGLQNTSSLLGGPYFHYDTTITVDHSYWLPDVILRYKPLSWFDVRLSYANTLAYPDYRAIIPRIDVSTGNAIAWNNTQLNPTRSANYDGYVSFYDNAIGLFTVGGFLKRIDGLIYPTTFNVQDSAARPYYPPGLLGSTPPRGQYTISTYINSPVRIDNYGVELDWQTHFWYLPHPLDGLVLNVNYTHVFSTSEYPYVIYIKPTPRSVPVPVDTSYHAPLLYQPNKILNLSVGYDYLGFSIRVSMLYQADIFTGIPSGVSPVWLQLYTSTTSNTRWDVSVKQDLPAPLRGVQLYGDINNLSKVTDVSVIHALTGVPASQQLYGLAGDVGVRWRF; from the coding sequence ATGAGATCGATCGTTCTGTCCCTGGTGGCCCTCTGGCTAATTGCAGGTTCGGCTCAGGCCGGGCCCGCGGGCAAGATCGCCGGAAAAGTCGTGGATAACACGACGAATGAACCGCTTCCGGGCGTGAATGTATTCATCGAAGGAACGTCTCTTGGGGCTTCGACAGACGTGTACGGCAACTTCTCGATTTCCCTGGTCCCCGCGGGAACACACCGCGTCAAGGCCTCCTGCATCGGCTACAGGCCCGAACTGGACAGCACAGTTCAGGTGAGCGACGGTCAGACCACGTCGCTTACGTTCGGGCTGGAAGCCGTCGCGCTGGAGACCAAAGGTGTGGTCGTGACGGCACAGGCGGCCGGACAAGACCGGGCCATTAACCAGCAGCTTTCTGCGGCACAAATCACGAACGTCGTTTCGGCTGCCCGGATCCAGGAGCTGCCAGACGCGAATGCCGCCGAATCGGTCGGAAGGCTGCCGGGGGTTTCGCTCCTCAGAGTCGGCGGCGAGGGAACGCAGGTGGTGATCCGCGGGCTTGAACCGAAATACAATGCGATCACCGTCGACGGCGTCCGGATGGCAAGCTCCGCTTCAAATGACCGTAGCGCCGACCTCAGCATGATTTCGCCCTACTCGCTCGATAATATCGAGGTGATCAAGAGCAATACGCCCGATCTGGATCCCGATGTGCTGGGCGGGACGGTGAATTTCAAGATGCGGGTCGCCAGAGGGGAACGGCCGGGGCTCGGGTTCGGACTTCTGGCCCAGGGGGGATACACCGGATTATCGGATGCGTACAACAAGTACAATAACTACAAGTATGTGGGGAGCGTCGACGGCAGATTCTTTGACGGCCGGTTTGGCGTCTTCGCTCAGGGTGACGTCGAACGGAGGAATCTCTCTTCCAACGAATTCGGGGGCTCGTACGACAAATTGAACAATAATCAGGTCGATTACCTGGTCCTCAAGCTGAACCTCAACGACGTGCTCAGGGACCGGAGGCGGGCCAACGCCACGCTCGTGACGGACTACACGCTGCCGGAGGGGAAAATCATCTTCTCGAATTTCTTCAGTTCCGGGGTGACCGACGTCTACAACAGAGGGGAATCGTTCAGTCCCGGGCCGAACCTTCATAACTATTCTCTCGGGTATGCGAACGCCACCTTGAATAATATCACGAACGTGCTCAGCGTCGAACAGCAGCTGCCCCTCGTCCATGTGAACGCGCGATTCTCGCACAGCTATGCCGAAACGAAGGCCCCCGGGGATTGGACCGTCACGTTCCAGCACCTCGATCAAAATCTCGGCCAGTTTAATAATGCCGCGAACGTCGATCCGCGTTCGATCCCGCCGGCCGCGCGCAATGTCCCCGATTCCACCTATCTCAACGCTCTCGTAAACAATAACAGTTTCTCGAAGGAGCGCGCCTGGTCCGCATCGCTGGACCTCGATGTGCCGGTGAGCCTGATGGAATCGATCACGGGAGCGATAAAAGTCGGAGGGAAATACCGCCATCAGACACGCTCGTACGTTTACGATCAGACAGGCGGCCAGGGTTTGGGCCTCGTGAGCGCCCGGTTTGCCGATAGTTTGATCGCTTCGCATTTCGGGCTGGGAACGCAGTACGGAACGAGCATTCCGCTCACTCCGTTCATGGACCCGGACTTCAGCTACGGAACGTTTCTCAACGGCGACTACCCGATGGCGTTGCCGCTCAACTCCGGGATGATGGCGGACATGGTTGATTTCATGAAGAGCAACGCCGCGCTCTTTGCGCAGCGGGGCGATCTTGCCTATTTTCACGACGACTTCAACTCCACGACGAACAATTACAACGGGAGCGAGAATCAGGGGGCGTTCTACGGGATGGCGACTGCCAATCTCGGAGAGGTACTCACGATCATCGGTGGAGTCCGGTTTCAGGATTTCCGCACCACATACACGGCCTCACGCGGTTTGCAAAATACCTCATCGCTGCTCGGAGGGCCCTACTTTCATTATGACACAACGATCACGGTGGACCACTCGTACTGGCTGCCCGATGTGATCCTCCGATATAAGCCCCTGTCATGGTTCGACGTGCGACTCTCGTATGCGAACACGCTGGCGTATCCCGACTACCGGGCCATCATACCGAGGATCGATGTATCGACCGGCAACGCCATCGCGTGGAACAACACGCAGCTCAACCCGACGCGCTCCGCCAATTACGACGGGTACGTGTCTTTCTATGATAACGCGATCGGATTGTTTACCGTCGGCGGGTTCCTGAAAAGGATCGACGGTTTGATCTATCCAACGACGTTTAACGTGCAGGACTCCGCAGCCAGACCCTACTATCCGCCCGGGTTGTTGGGGAGCACGCCCCCGCGGGGTCAATATACGATCAGCACCTACATCAACAGCCCCGTGCGGATCGATAATTACGGCGTGGAACTTGATTGGCAGACGCATTTTTGGTACCTGCCCCACCCCCTGGACGGGTTGGTCCTGAACGTCAACTACACGCATGTCTTCTCGACTTCCGAATACCCGTACGTCATTTATATCAAGCCGACGCCCCGGTCGGTACCGGTGCCGGTGGATACATCCTACCATGCCCCGCTTCTCTATCAGCCGAACAAGATTCTCAACCTCTCGGTCGGGTACGATTATCTCGGCTTTTCGATTCGCGTATCGATGCTGTACCAGGCGGACATCTTCACGGGGATCCCTTCGGGTGTTTCGCCGGTTTGGCTGCAACTCTACACTTCCACCACGTCCAATACCCGGTGGGACGTCTCCGTCAAACAGGATCTTCCGGCGCCGCTGCGCGGCGTCCAGTTGTACGGCGACATTAATAATCTCAGCAAGGTCACAGATGTGAGCGTCATCCACGCCCTTACCGGAGTCCCGGCATCTCAACAGTTGTACGGGCTGGCGGGCGATGTGGGGGTGCGCTGGAGATTTTAA
- a CDS encoding T9SS type A sorting domain-containing protein, with protein sequence MRYFVIIMLAGAMMGFIMAPGRVLAQGDTLVIYANNALTLDQVINGDTVAGGAKIHHVYKLVSLDTTYIFDGTVTTNENITVLGVPHPSSGKLPCIQPDVLLDNSIPGLLFTLDGAKTTGVFKNLYLLGIAINNSVNYGSGQAIQLSADSIRLEADNCVFEQWSQFAIGYAGNWDKFFITNCKFRNMTTLPNQWYVGELLRNENYIGAFKTDTIMIKYNTMLCVSGYATAATGGFVSYYEFSHNNVIYTFKNPFFLDRMVNAVFNNNIFYNVYAGGQNKTEYNGGWDSFTAGTVASIITMGPLDSTTAALLLGHASTGAGDPAAELLRKIEVKNNVYFWSSGLTNYWTAWNDTAHVDSIYTPEFMNAQSLNMFNTPAQWPLLVASGNQNVDPGFGASIDGVLNSSGGANGVGLLSWFAAVRTGTGTTETYGYNFTQVGTGAWTPPWPLPESADMQYTSAPVKNSSTDGRPEGDPYWWTGTPTGVKTTNPAATPAKFELWAAYPNPFNPSTNIRYTLNASGATSLKVYNVLGQLVKTVVDNVNQNPARYNVNVDMSGLNSGVYVYVLEQGNRRLSQKMMLLK encoded by the coding sequence ATGCGTTACTTCGTTATCATTATGCTCGCAGGCGCGATGATGGGATTCATCATGGCGCCCGGCCGGGTACTCGCCCAGGGCGATACCCTCGTCATTTATGCAAATAATGCGCTGACCCTTGACCAGGTCATCAACGGCGATACAGTCGCGGGAGGGGCGAAAATCCACCATGTGTACAAGCTCGTTTCCCTCGATACGACGTATATCTTCGACGGGACGGTCACCACGAACGAGAATATCACCGTGCTGGGAGTTCCGCACCCCTCGTCGGGAAAGCTTCCGTGCATCCAGCCGGACGTTCTGCTGGACAATTCGATACCGGGGCTCCTGTTCACCCTCGACGGGGCGAAAACGACCGGCGTCTTCAAGAACCTCTATCTGCTCGGGATCGCGATCAATAACAGCGTGAATTACGGCAGCGGCCAGGCGATACAACTGTCGGCTGACAGCATACGGCTCGAAGCGGACAACTGCGTCTTCGAACAATGGTCCCAATTCGCAATCGGATACGCCGGAAACTGGGACAAGTTCTTCATTACGAACTGCAAGTTCAGAAATATGACCACGCTGCCGAACCAGTGGTATGTCGGAGAGCTCCTCCGCAACGAGAATTATATCGGCGCGTTTAAGACCGACACCATCATGATCAAGTACAACACGATGTTGTGCGTCAGCGGGTACGCCACCGCCGCCACCGGTGGGTTCGTATCGTATTACGAATTTTCTCACAACAATGTCATCTACACATTCAAGAATCCCTTCTTCCTCGACAGAATGGTGAACGCCGTATTCAACAATAACATCTTTTATAACGTTTACGCGGGCGGACAAAACAAGACGGAGTATAACGGAGGGTGGGATTCGTTCACCGCAGGCACGGTTGCCTCGATCATCACGATGGGCCCGCTCGACTCGACGACGGCTGCGCTTCTCCTGGGGCATGCTTCGACCGGCGCGGGAGACCCCGCAGCTGAGCTGCTAAGGAAAATCGAGGTCAAGAACAATGTCTATTTCTGGTCCTCGGGTCTGACGAATTACTGGACGGCATGGAACGACACGGCACACGTTGATTCTATCTACACCCCCGAGTTCATGAACGCCCAATCGCTCAATATGTTCAACACTCCGGCGCAGTGGCCCCTTCTCGTCGCATCGGGTAATCAGAACGTCGATCCCGGATTCGGCGCATCGATTGACGGTGTTTTGAACTCATCAGGCGGGGCCAACGGTGTCGGTCTTTTGAGCTGGTTCGCCGCCGTTCGGACGGGGACAGGTACCACCGAGACCTACGGCTATAATTTCACGCAGGTGGGTACCGGCGCCTGGACGCCCCCATGGCCTCTTCCCGAATCCGCGGATATGCAGTATACCAGCGCCCCGGTCAAGAATAGCAGCACCGACGGCCGCCCTGAGGGCGATCCGTACTGGTGGACCGGAACGCCGACGGGTGTCAAGACGACGAACCCGGCGGCGACGCCCGCGAAATTTGAATTATGGGCGGCGTACCCGAATCCGTTCAACCCGAGCACGAACATCCGGTACACCCTGAACGCTTCGGGCGCGACCAGCCTGAAAGTATACAACGTGCTGGGCCAGCTCGTCAAGACGGTCGTCGACAACGTCAATCAGAACCCGGCGCGCTATAACGTCAATGTCGACATGTCCGGTCTCAACAGCGGCGTCTACGTGTATGTCCTCGAACAGGGGAACCGCCGGCTGTCGCAGAAAATGATGCTGTTGAAGTAG
- a CDS encoding glucosamine-6-phosphate deaminase, with protein MWRILRKQGSPHFFISGYGAGDGDAVKKSDGTSSVESLELKRSGRKSIYPPTEKIRVLEVDNFPLLGKITALRFIEWVLKNPGGVISLPTGKTPEYFIKWVTRILERWETPEIRSLLEEYEIDSSKPPDMKSLTFVQVDEFYPMDARQHNSFYYYVNEFYIKQFGLVREKALLINGTSLGLPRGRSMQELFPENVVDLSLRVRQTRTDLERLQKKVINQVDVFCMEYESKIRSMGGIGFFLGGIGPDGHIAFNVRGSSFYSVTRLTGTNYETQAAAATDLGGIEISRSRLVITIGLETITYNPAVTAIIMAAGDAKASIVRQAIEEKKDPQYPASALQGLANGRFYLTKGAASLLTERQFEEFSGLREMGFDQADDIVITLALSREKALHELTAEDFKSDRFGAGLLKKTGRNHGDLADSARKRIIEKLEKGLHQVSRTTYLHTEPHHDDIMLGYLPYLYHLVRDPTNQHYFANLTSGFTAVSNQYLLSIVRKLERHLEGETFRSLLEAGYFDPEDSSKRMEDVYLFLDGTAAHGQERKDEAEARRLFRNLIGVYGTKEMKMLQLRVKEIDEYVRTQYPGAKDPPDIQTLKGTIREWEVELLWAHFGIENSAIHPLRLGFYQGDIFSEEPKVNRDVPPILALLKSVKPDVVSVAFDPEGSGPDTHYKALQAVAEALRTYEKESGNSSIRVLGYRNIWYRFRPAEADILVPVSLNTLSLMHTSFMNCFGSQSSASFPSYEHDGPFSELAQNIQVDQYAAVKTCLGKDFFLKHSHPRMRAARGLIFMKEMDLPYFYNRVRELRKSTEAKE; from the coding sequence ATGTGGAGAATCCTGCGCAAGCAGGGTTCTCCGCATTTTTTTATCTCCGGGTACGGAGCGGGGGACGGTGACGCCGTGAAGAAATCCGACGGAACGTCCTCGGTCGAATCGCTCGAGCTGAAGCGAAGCGGACGGAAGTCCATCTATCCGCCGACCGAAAAAATCCGGGTCCTCGAGGTGGACAATTTTCCGCTCCTGGGGAAAATCACGGCGCTCCGGTTTATCGAATGGGTCCTGAAGAACCCCGGCGGGGTGATTTCCCTTCCGACGGGCAAGACGCCGGAATATTTCATCAAGTGGGTGACGCGGATCCTCGAACGCTGGGAGACGCCTGAAATCCGATCCCTCCTCGAGGAGTATGAAATCGACTCCTCGAAGCCGCCGGATATGAAAAGCCTGACCTTTGTGCAGGTCGACGAGTTTTATCCGATGGACGCGCGGCAGCACAACAGCTTTTATTATTATGTCAACGAGTTCTACATCAAGCAGTTCGGCCTCGTGAGGGAGAAGGCGTTGCTCATCAACGGCACATCGCTCGGCTTGCCCCGGGGGAGATCGATGCAGGAGCTCTTTCCGGAGAATGTCGTCGATCTTTCGCTCCGGGTCCGGCAAACAAGAACCGACCTTGAGCGGTTGCAGAAGAAAGTGATCAACCAGGTCGACGTCTTCTGCATGGAGTACGAGTCAAAAATCCGTTCCATGGGAGGAATCGGATTTTTTCTCGGCGGCATCGGCCCCGACGGGCACATCGCGTTTAACGTCCGGGGTTCGAGTTTCTATTCGGTCACGCGGCTGACGGGGACGAACTACGAGACACAGGCTGCGGCGGCGACAGATCTCGGGGGGATAGAGATTTCGAGGAGCCGCCTCGTCATCACGATCGGCCTCGAAACGATCACCTACAACCCCGCCGTGACGGCGATTATCATGGCGGCAGGCGATGCGAAGGCCTCCATCGTCCGGCAGGCGATCGAAGAGAAGAAAGACCCGCAGTATCCGGCCTCCGCGCTCCAGGGACTGGCAAACGGGAGATTCTACCTTACCAAGGGGGCGGCGAGCCTCCTGACCGAGCGGCAGTTTGAGGAGTTCTCCGGGCTCAGGGAGATGGGATTCGATCAGGCCGACGACATCGTGATCACACTCGCGCTCTCGCGGGAAAAGGCCCTTCACGAGCTGACAGCGGAAGATTTCAAGAGCGACCGGTTTGGCGCCGGGCTCCTGAAAAAAACGGGGAGGAATCACGGCGATCTGGCGGACTCCGCCCGGAAGCGGATCATCGAAAAACTCGAGAAGGGGCTTCATCAGGTCTCCCGGACGACGTACCTCCATACCGAGCCGCATCATGACGATATCATGCTCGGCTATCTCCCGTATCTCTATCATCTCGTGCGCGACCCCACCAACCAGCACTATTTTGCGAACCTCACGTCGGGCTTCACAGCCGTCTCCAATCAGTACCTCCTGAGCATCGTCCGAAAGCTGGAGCGTCATCTTGAGGGGGAGACGTTCCGGTCGCTTCTCGAAGCAGGCTATTTCGACCCGGAAGACTCCAGCAAGCGGATGGAGGATGTCTATCTCTTCCTCGACGGCACCGCGGCTCACGGTCAGGAACGAAAGGACGAGGCGGAAGCGCGCAGGCTGTTCCGGAACCTGATCGGGGTCTATGGCACGAAGGAGATGAAGATGCTCCAGCTCCGGGTGAAGGAAATCGACGAATACGTCCGAACACAGTATCCGGGAGCCAAGGACCCGCCCGACATCCAGACGCTGAAAGGGACGATCCGCGAGTGGGAAGTCGAACTCCTCTGGGCGCACTTCGGAATCGAGAACTCCGCCATCCACCCGCTGCGCCTCGGATTCTACCAGGGAGATATTTTCTCGGAAGAGCCGAAAGTAAACAGGGACGTTCCCCCGATCCTCGCCCTTTTGAAGAGCGTCAAGCCGGACGTGGTCTCCGTTGCCTTCGACCCGGAGGGGAGCGGGCCCGACACCCATTACAAGGCGCTCCAGGCTGTCGCCGAGGCCCTCCGGACGTACGAAAAAGAAAGCGGAAATTCCTCGATCCGCGTGCTCGGGTACAGGAATATCTGGTATCGCTTCCGGCCCGCAGAAGCCGATATTCTCGTCCCGGTTTCGCTGAACACACTCTCTCTCATGCATACATCCTTCATGAATTGTTTCGGCTCCCAGAGCTCGGCTTCGTTCCCGAGTTACGAGCACGACGGACCGTTCTCGGAGCTCGCGCAGAACATCCAGGTGGATCAATATGCGGCGGTGAAGACCTGCCTGGGCAAAGACTTCTTTCTGAAGCATTCCCATCCCCGGATGCGCGCGGCGCGCGGGCTCATTTTCATGAAGGAAATGGATCTCCCGTACTTTTACAATAGGGTTCGCGAGTTGCGGAAATCCACCGAAGCAAAGGAGTAA
- a CDS encoding AMP-binding protein, producing the protein MNYQIRKPGSGITSFPRAAHRRPHREETRRPPTKANERAPHPDFLHQIFERQADARPGAVAVLADLEKTTYSMLEFNANRLARHLRSRGVKRGSRVAVLLPCSTDAYAAILAILKAGAAYVPLDVEYPRDRISYILNESGAEVLLTTSDRTRQFSGFRGTVIHLDSDRIEIDAESSLRLAPAEVGASPRDLCYIMYKSGSMGPPNGVMVQHRQASHLVYAEGETFHFRPEDCVHQGASLSFDNSIEEMWLAFESGALLISPNLQVAHTGPDLSR; encoded by the coding sequence GTGAACTACCAGATAAGGAAGCCGGGTTCGGGAATAACTTCATTTCCACGGGCCGCCCACCGCAGACCACACAGGGAGGAGACGCGCAGACCCCCCACGAAGGCGAACGAGAGAGCACCACACCCCGATTTTCTTCACCAGATATTTGAACGGCAGGCGGACGCGCGGCCGGGAGCAGTCGCCGTGCTCGCCGACCTGGAGAAGACAACGTACTCGATGCTCGAGTTCAACGCCAATCGGCTTGCGCGTCACCTACGCTCGAGGGGAGTGAAGCGGGGATCACGAGTAGCGGTTCTGCTGCCCTGCTCGACCGACGCCTACGCGGCGATCCTGGCAATTCTGAAAGCGGGCGCCGCATACGTGCCTCTCGACGTCGAATACCCAAGGGACCGTATCTCATATATTCTGAACGAATCAGGCGCGGAAGTACTCCTGACCACGAGCGATCGCACAAGGCAGTTCAGCGGGTTTCGAGGCACCGTCATCCATCTCGATTCCGACCGTATTGAGATCGATGCCGAGAGCTCTCTCCGTCTGGCCCCGGCGGAAGTCGGTGCGAGTCCCCGCGACCTTTGTTACATCATGTATAAATCGGGATCAATGGGCCCTCCGAATGGAGTGATGGTCCAACACCGGCAGGCGTCGCATCTGGTGTACGCCGAAGGCGAAACCTTCCACTTCAGACCGGAAGACTGCGTCCACCAGGGCGCTTCCCTCTCTTTCGATAATTCGATCGAAGAGATGTGGCTTGCCTTCGAATCGGGGGCGCTGCTCATCTCCCCGAACTTGCAGGTGGCCCATACAGGACCCGATCTTTCGCGTTGA
- a CDS encoding ABC transporter ATP-binding protein, with product MPGHPWLRTVDLCRAYKRGPQEVRALDGVSLDIGRGEFVGIVGSSGSGKSTLLNLLAGLDTPSSGTVEFERSALSSLSRKQLSAYRAYKVGMIFQSFNLISHYTALQNVETGLFFNQTPPAERRRLATEALGQLGLSDRITHRPSDLSGGEQQRVAVARAIVKKPEILLADEPTGNLDHDNAGQIAQLLSELNGAGLTIVMVTHNIEMAQHSSHRLIRMQYGKIVSTEGGRLAGRETE from the coding sequence ATGCCCGGGCATCCCTGGTTGCGCACCGTCGACCTCTGCCGGGCCTACAAACGCGGTCCTCAGGAGGTCCGGGCCCTCGACGGCGTTTCGCTTGACATCGGGCGCGGCGAATTCGTCGGCATCGTCGGATCTTCGGGTTCGGGCAAATCGACGCTTCTGAATCTCCTCGCGGGATTGGATACTCCCAGTTCGGGAACCGTTGAGTTCGAACGTTCCGCGCTTTCGAGTTTGTCGAGGAAACAGCTCTCTGCCTACCGCGCCTACAAAGTCGGCATGATCTTCCAGTCGTTCAATCTGATCAGCCACTATACCGCGCTACAGAATGTCGAAACGGGGCTCTTCTTCAATCAGACCCCACCTGCGGAACGCCGCAGGCTTGCGACGGAGGCCCTCGGACAACTCGGCCTGTCGGACCGGATCACCCACAGGCCTTCAGACCTCTCGGGCGGAGAACAGCAGCGTGTGGCGGTCGCCCGGGCGATCGTCAAGAAACCCGAGATCCTGCTTGCCGATGAGCCGACGGGCAACCTCGACCACGATAACGCCGGCCAGATCGCGCAACTTCTCTCCGAACTGAACGGGGCGGGACTGACCATCGTGATGGTCACGCACAATATCGAGATGGCGCAGCATAGTTCGCACCGCCTGATCCGCATGCAGTATGGAAAGATCGTATCGACCGAGGGGGGAAGGTTGGCGGGGAGGGAGACCGAGTGA